tcaatgcacaattaagctctggaatttgttggcagaggatgtagttagtgtagctgggttcaaaaaaggtttggataagttcttgggaggagaagtccattaactgctattaatcaaatttacttagggaatagccactgctattaattgcatcagtagcatgggttcttcttagtgtttgggtacttgccaggttcttgtggcctggtttggccactgttggaaacaggatgctgggcttgatggacccttggtctgatccagcatggcagttttcttatgttcttatgtgtaacCAAATTTTCATAACTGACTCTTGCTAGGCTGCGTTTAACACAACTTTCTACTACAGCCTGGTGCAAGGCTGTGGAGGAGCAAAATATGCGGCCCAGACGTGCACTGGTGCTGGGGGAGCAGAAGCAAGCACAGAACATTGCCACTGAGAAGAGGAAGCATGGTCATGGCTGTCAGTAGGAGCAGACACAGGTTATAGTGGTAGAGATAGGAAGGGACCAGCTTAGCTCTAGAGGAAGACAGAGAAAAGatgtaagaaagtaaaaaaaaaaaaaaaaaatgataggggAAGAAGCTGTAGAGAGTGAGGCTAGATGAGAGAAGTGaataaaaggaaaacaatctTCCCATTCCAAAAAAATGAGCTCACCCTCCAAACATATAGAATAAAAAAGGAAGCAAAGAGGGGGGAAAGCCCTCCAAAATGTATGAACttgtaaataaaacattttttttctccctctggcTTGTAAATGTTTCAGTTGGTACTTAACTTTTTTCTAAATGCTTTTCCATCGCTTGTTCAGATGTTAGTGATGTGCTTGAGGAGATGATGGGGGTGATTTAAGCTTATTAAAGAGAAACTGGTCAGTATTTCACCCACAATGGGgtcgatgcaatatttgtgcgcagaaaacgggcgctcggTGTTGAGCACagccagccacctcttctgggtgcgcaatgcaatatttaaatgagggggtcgcactaaaaaggaggcactagggaaattgtgcgtccctagtgcctcctcaacATCAGGTACACAGGCTCTCGGtgcgggttgggaaaacggatgctcCAATTATACACGCATCAGTTTTCTCCAGTTACcggcatatacatgcacaagatgaaccgccaattcgcgcggtttgaaaatctaccccttagagcagagctttccaaactgtgtgtcgggacacgttagtgtgtcgcctgcagtgtgcaggtgtgtcacgcaagcccggtcaactctgatgtgagtttgggcttttttttttctagagattcacttttttttttcagtttatgggttgcttattattgggtgatttttgctgtcaatcgcgttttttgggggggcttggtgggtggaacgagcccagccatccttgcattggctgctgctgccgatgaggcctggccatgaggagtactgactgcaagcagcagtgtctggtgatcatggaagggagtgaagcacttaactggcaacaatcaaaaagacgaggtacatgagtgtgggggccagacatgtgctggggagagagagatgagagagtggggggcaaacgtgctggggggacagacatgtgcttgagggggagagagatatgagtgtgtgggggccagacatgtgctggggggaggagagagatgagtgtgtgggggacagacaatttgttttattattgtttctcataaattataacaataacatgaatcttggaatatatatttttaatataaatttaaggttttcatgagataggttgtgtcgtgaaacattttatttatgtatatatttaaggaaacatacataaattgtcgaaatatgtttcgttcgtttaacctttaacctctggtttactagtagactgaattaccgtgtcgtgaaattatgtttgtctaaaaagtgtgtcaccaacatgaaaagtttggaaagctctgccttagagaatagccactgccattagtaatggttacatggaatagacttagtttttgggtacttgccaggttcttatggcctggattggccactgttggaaacaggatgctgggcttgatggacccttggtctgacccagtatggcatgttcttatgttcttatattgggTGTCAAGGatagggttttctttttttacctaaatctgctttcttttggttcctcctacttagtatcacaatgatactataaggaggaatcacagaaagcaggattttttttctttttttttcaatgcactcTTTTGTGTGGCATACCTTTATTCCAGCCctgggctggcataaaatttgccacattgcagTGGGCACATTGGCCGCGTGAGAAATATTTTGTATctcggggattagctaatagcctcatctgtaTGGCATTTAcgtgtgatgagagctattagctaCGCGGTGATTTGGGcgtgctaatccccgtattgcattgggggttatggacacgcgtGTTAAACCGTGCGCTAGCCGATGCGCGTATTGAATCGGCCCCAATGAATGTAACTGGGGACTTCTAGTCCTTCCCACTATAACGTGtttcaaaatcatcagcagtGAAGCTATGACCCTCCTCAGAGTATTGCCTATACTAATTCTGATCTAGTGAGCAAAAAAGAAATGGCAGCCAGTAAGTCACTGGAAAGTATCTTTGAGCGACAGATCTCTCTCCTAACTTTAGTGTGTAAAATGAGGCTCCTGATTCCATCTCCTATGCTTTTTGAGAAAAACCCTAATGGTGCACTGCTTGGGGGCTCTGGCCCTTTGCAACattaggagtaaaaaaaaaatagaaaaaaagaacgCTTTTACATTTCTCTCCACTGTatgtttaattgtgcactgattCTGCCTGATTCTTTCTACAGAAATAAGAGGGTCTGATATATACAGCAGCAAAGGCTGGTAGTGCCAAAAAATTGCTTGTGAGCCATGTTGTGTATTGAAATCCTGAGAGTGGCAGTTTATTGGCTCCAAAGTCTAGGGCCAACAAGTGGTGGTTGTAATTCTAATCAGAAATGTTGCAAATGAGTGTTCAGATTCTGAATTGTTTGCCCTGGGTAGTGGAGTGTGTGGCTCTCATGGACTGTGTGGCCTATGACAGTAGGTTCCAATTGGCTTTGACTGCTGGTTCATTTGTGACTGCTTTCTTTATAGGAATCATTTAACATCTGAGCCTCCTGCTGATGGGAGACATGGCCTTTCAGTATGCTCTCATTGGTCAGTTCATTTGACTGTTTTCAGTGCTTTccttaaagaaaaaaaggtagcAATACTCacatgaaagatttttttttttttttttttttaagaattaccGAACAGCTCAATCTGGTGGACAAAAAAGGTGCTGGTATTCAGTGCCAGCACGTAAGCCCTGAGTGTGTTTGCTGTTCTTAAACAGGAATAAGTTATTAAACAATTGGTTAGCTGCTAACAGTTTATTAATTTGGTTTTTGTGCATGCAGACCAAGCTGTGAGAGTATTATCCTTGTGTTTCTGTTCAATTTCAGTACTGACATTTGGTGGTACTGTTTTTTTATTTGCACCATAAAAGCTGTGTTTTGGGGAATTGAAGGAGGTAAGAAGCTAGTCTGGTGGTGAAGCTCCACCAGATGAGGATAGaaatacatttagaaaattaggggtagattttaaaaggcgtgcacgcgcgtccatgtgcgcgtggttctcagtgcgcacacatggacgtgcgcttttataacatgcatgtgccggtgcgcgcatgttataaaatccgttggtcgtgcgcacatgcgtgccagattttaaaatccgcgcgcaCAGGAGGGTGAATTTTAGCAAttggaccttccccagttccttctcaGTCTGCTCCacttaaggagtggactggaagggaccTTTCCTATCCATAACCCTACTCTTTCAatctctccaccccgacccctaaatctttcctatctttttttttttttttttgtttcagaacttcaggcctggagctgaagtaagttgcacgtgccagTCAACTGCCGGTGCGCAAGTCATCGGGATAGCGCAAATGGTGCTGTCGtggcccgcccctttggagaggcccagcacttgtgcgcgtatcgggCTTTACGCGCTTGgccaggcccattttaaaatgtgcgctcaaggccacgcgcataaatcctgAGTTTTACAtgtgcgggcctttgaaattccGGGCCTTAGGTGCCAGTAAGAAATTTTAGGGAGCCAGAGAAAAACTTTTCTTatagttttttgcttttttttttttttttgttgctcctGCTATTTTATTTGGCTTTCTTAATTTGCTCTTTTTTGTCTTGTCAAATTGtatagttgttttgtttttttttttactatttttttctttatttttattttttatttttctgaattgTAGGCACCAGGTAACCTGGCTTGCAGGATTTTTCCAGCCTTGGTATATCTCCAGGGTATTTATACCCATATTCCCAGGACATTAAGTTTTTGTCTAAGTAGCATTATAATGTAGTCATATTTTTCAATTTAGCTGTTTCAGATGGAAGCGTATTTGTGGCTATGACACTGCATGTACCCTCGTGTTAGTTTCTAATTGTTTGTGGCTCCGATTCTGTATAGCTGCTTTTATGTCAGTGTATCAGACCTCTGCAGAACTGTAGTACGTATGACCaacacaacaaagaatcttcacttaactaattatttacactttctgttAACTTTTCATAAGGCCATCATAATAGTCACTGCCAGTGAAACACACCTTCCTTGTCTTATTTATAATCATCAGCCAATGatatcaaaatgtttttttgtaatttttttttcttttatatgcatttaaaaacTTATCTTGCAAGTGTTTGTGAACCAAGTCCAAGGATTCCCTGACACGGGTCAGTGTTTCGAACTTCTTCTTCAGGGGGTCTATAATATGCAAAGTCCACACTCCCTCACAACCACATCCGCTACCTACAAACACACCTCAAAACCACCATATTCATATCCCCACATAACCACACCATCAATCCTATTTCCCCTGCATCCCAAGCATACAGCACCACCCATACCCGTTcatgcacacacaaaaacatccacccacacacactcctgcCTCTCCTATAACTCCCCTCATGCATCCACACCCTCCATTCCGCTTAAACACATCCCTTCACAGCCACAGCCCACACCCATTCTATATATctgtgttggaaagcattcccaaatGCATGCCTCAGCCTACTTTTCTCCTTGTTCATTTAATCCAAAGTCTGTTTCTTGGAAGTACTTCcaatattttatataccgcactCTTAGATAAACTTGGCCAGCACGGGGAACAACAATAGCAACAGACAATATACATAGCAGCATCAAtcaacaataaaaatgtaaaacaatcttaataaataaaataatgtaaataaacaacaaacctaaataaaataactatctgCAGTATACCTTATCCTAGAGACTTAGGGACAGGGAAACAGCTAGGCTTTAGGAGTAGCAATGCGATATTATCATCCCTCCTCTGATAGACACCCATGGGCATGGCCTAACAACATTGCAAAACCAAAAATCACCCATACGGGGTAATTGTCTCATTGTGTTGTATTTTTAAGACTGGCATATTCCAGTCTCCTCCACTGATTTGATTGCTGACACTATTTATTGTAAGACTCTTTGCAGGCTATCTAGTTTGACAGCTCAAGTACCaaagcataagaatataagaattgtcatcctgggtcagaccaaatgttcatcaagcccagcatcctatctccaacagtggccaatccaggtcacaagtatccgaCAGGATCCCAAAgcatagatccaatccttcttgctcataaccagtgattaagcagtggctttctcaaATCTAAATTTCTAATAATGGTtttctggacttttcctccaggaacttttctaaACCTGGCCAGCATGGTGCACAACAGAAGACAATATACATAGCTTCAATCGCTGAGGAAAAAATAATATAAGTAAACAAACTAAATTACATGCAATACACCATATCCTAGAGACTTGGGGACATGGAAATGGCCAGGCTTTTCACcttttttcaaaacagcaaatagttAATCTCCAACCTGATATCAAGAGGAGCTGAAATCCAAATTTTGGAGCAATCACTGAGAATGGCCACCTTACGAATCGCTCTAACATAAGAAACTTGTACCAATGCACCATGCAGTGAGTGTAAACTGCCATTAAGGATATAACTTCGAATAAAATTCCTTAAATAACCAACACCTGTTCCTTGAACCAGGGTAGATGAGCCAATTGCTGTTTCTGTAGTGAGGCCCAGTAGTGCTGGTGGTAGCTTGGTAGAGGAACTTGCTGCTGGACTTGGGCAGTAGGTGGCATGGGGGTTGTGGAAGTGAATGAAGAAAGTGCTTGGAGAAGGAGAGCTGGATGGGAAGGAGGAAAGCCTTGTAAGGAAGGCTGAGTGGAAAGCTTCCAGAATGTTCAGCTATTGCTGaggacagactttttttttttttttttttctctgatcctTGCAACATGTTATGTACACTTTCTTCTCATTGTAGATCCATGTATTATGATGAGGATGGGGATCTGGCACATGAGTTTTATGAGGAGACAATCATCACCAAGAATGGGAGGAAAAGAGCCAAGCTGAAAAGGGTCTACAAGAATTTGATGCCTCAGGTAATGGACTGAGTGGGAGCACGCCTGgaccaagccacacattttatccTCTTTGTCCTCCTATTAGGTTGAGAATGCCATGCTCTAGTTTGACTCTACATCAGTTGGTATATTCCCCTACTAAGATTGAGTAACATGGAATCTGGTGGCTTTATATTTTGTTGAGGGAAGAGTACTGCAACTTCTTTATGGCACGTAGCATTCtcatgttttttttctcctattcccACAGCTCAGACAAGCACAGGTAATGTTCTCCTGTGATTGTCTGACACTGAGGTAGCTCCCTCAAGAACCATTAAGATGCCCCTGAATTACTCATGTGGTGGGTAACTCAGACACTAACCAGATAGTCGCTGCTTGTTCAATTTGGGTAAGTGGGATCTGCCTTCACTTTAAATAAAATTGTCGTGTATAGTTTCTTCCAAATTTTTTTCACACAGTGATGGTTCAGCATTAAGGAATTGATTCTAATAACAAGGGAGTCTGCAAGGTGAAGAAACTGTCATAAAGAAATATTATTcttatttttggaatatttctatacgtgttctttcacaatgaaagtgGTAGAGTGAATTGTGTGAGACAAACGTCTTCTTTAACAccttttgatttgtattttttagatagaatgtacaagggtgtgaagacttttttttACGAAGCACTGTACTTggcatttctatagtgctaccagACATACACAGCCCTGAACAGATACATTTCCTGCTGGGTGTATTACATTTGCAACACCCTTAGATATTTCTCTAcctgcttttctcttctttccttgcAGGGTGTAGTAAAGTTAGAGCATCCTCGAATTCATGTCGATTTCCCTGTTGTCATCTGTGAGGTGTGATAAAGAAATCCCAGGAGAACATTGTGAATGAGGCCCGCTGCTGTGTGTATAATCATGCAGCCCTTCCGTAACTTACATATATTCACAGGACACACTAGGATCTGTGCCAGAAGAAGGGACAATGTACAGTGAGAACTTGGATCCACCTAATTGTAGAAATGAGGAAACGACCAAGACCTGCATCGTCTTCTGTTAACCTGCAAATGGATTGTGTAAAGACCACTGCATCAAATGAGGATCCCCCATGACACAAGATTGGGGGGAGGGTATCTGCCCTCCATAAAATGAAACCATCAGCTAAGCATCAGACGTTAGATGCATAAAACCTTCCTCCTTAATGCTGTGAAGACCTGTTTCCCAGCTCCAGACTGGTtatggaggaaaaaaaatcagagggGTCTGAGGGCAGCGAAGGTACATGAGGGAGAGGCAGATGGATGGGAAAGTGCCTTTtctcataaaaagaaaatgatttaatGTGAAGGTAAACCTTTGAAGTCAAGTTCAGTTGGCTACATCTAATAATTTATATAGTAGCCAAAAATGAGGCAGGTATTTTCATTGAGTTGCAAATCCAGAATGGTGTAATGAAGTGggtaaagcactttttttttctcctgtcctTCCCCTGCCCCAATCCCACACAAACGTTGAGTACTGGACACTGATTTATGGCTTCTAGCTGTGTCCTCTGAAGATCTGTTTCTAGGAGGTGCTGGAGAATGTTCACCTCGCTTCAGATATTGTCCTCTTCTTGGCCTCAGCAGCAAGGAACTTTGGGATACAGATCTGGCAGGTGTTTTCATTTTCCATCCCTGGGAACAAATGGGATTTGAATATTGCTCAGTCATTGTCTAAAGGGGAGAAGGATCTTCCGAAATGCCCCTTGTTTCTTCTCTGTACTGTGATTTTTCATATTAAAATAGCCCATCTTCCATGATGTCTGATATGGGGGGTAGTACCTACTCTTAGAACTGTACTGGCAGTTTTCTGACCGTGCTCAGAATAGCTGCTGTAGTGACACACATCACTGTGATGGAGACGGGGAAGGGGCATTGGGCATCATGCATAGAATATGCTGTGGATTTGGTGATTTGGTTCCTGGCCCAACTAGGCCAGTAGcttttcaacccagtccttgggctATATTTAGCTGCTCTGGATTTCAGGGTGTCCACAGTGATTATGCATAGTGTATATTTGCATATACCGAGTCTAAGAACCAgtctgcatgtaaatgttttatggATATTCACTAGGGAAACCAGACTGATTAGACAGGGCTAAAGAACTGCTGCTGTAGCCTGAAGGTCTTCTGTTCCCTTTTGTGTGTAATTTTGAGCAGAACTGAGCTCTGCTCCCAGGTGATGACCCATCACTTTTCTACCCTCCCTAGTTTTAGGCTGATAGGGTGAATGCAGAGCATCATCTCTGTCCATGGTTTGCTTTTATTTGTTAGCATTTTAAAGGGTATGGGAAAGATTTTTTTCCTTGAAATgccctcctcatttttttttcctccatccTGCCTTGCCTTTGCCTTACTCTTTGTTGCCCTGCTTTTCACTCTACTGAACAGTTGTGGATTCCAGCAGCTGGTCCTCTGAGCTGTGCTTGCCAGTTGGCATTCTTCTTCTCTTCTGAGTTGCTTACAGTTGCCACAGAATACCCAGGAAATagggattgagagagagggaagggttaAATTTCAGGGTGAGAATGCAATCAGAGGTCATTGGGCCATCATCGTGTCCATTTTGGCTATACTGTGAAGGACTGGTAGAATCAGTGTTGGTAGTTTATACTACTTTTCTCTGTAGCTTATTCCTAATAAAATTGTAAATTGTAGTATGTCAACATATGTTATAATAGTTGTTTGTTTTTAGGCTCAAAACATTTTTCTGACATTAGGAATGCATCCCATATTAGCTTAACACTTgagctacattttttttataataaaggaATACTAGGGAAAAGCATCTTTACAGACTCCCTAGTCTCCCTTTACAGTGAGCTAGGGCAAGGCTATCTGTTAGAACTGCCAGCAGTACAGCTAATGATCAGACTCCTGGTACTGGCATACCAGGCTTCAAAGAGAGCGGTGGTCTGTAGCTCCTGCCCAAGGACCATTACCACAGCAACTGAGTTAGACTGAAGGGgagctaaataaataagtagtaaTTGTACCATAGCTGCAGCAGGGTCTGAttgaagaatgggagaaaacagccaagccaagccaaaaaaaaaaaaaaaaatctgccaatAGTGATTCTTCCAGCTTACCAATAGTCAAGTTATGACCAAAGAGTTCCATTTTCTGCTAAAATTGGCTGTGTGCACATCATTGACCAGGATGTAACGACAGCAGGAATAAAATAGAGCAGTTGAACTTTAGAGGTGACACCTGCGCCATGCGTAGGTTATCCAGGTTATATGCCTCTCCCTGTAGTTGTCCGTTAATATGCAGCTTTCTTAGCACACCGTtgctaatatctttttttttttttctgatcttatTATAATATCTGGATTGCTAGATTTTACACATTTTTATTCTCCTCTTTAGCTTGTCCCCATGTCTTTTTGGCAGGGTAAATAACATCTCTATCTCTTTCAAACATAGTGTGGACGTAAGATGACTTTTGCTTACAAGTTTTTATTCTTATCACTGTAGGCCATCTATGATACTAGAAATCTATTCTGGTTACATGAGCATGTTCAGAAAAGAGCTGGTAGTTCCATATTTTCATGGTCCCCCGTTGAATTTCTAACGCTCTCTTATAGGAGCTTTCATGCCTCTTGGCTGCATCCCCTTTAAGCAAGATGCAGGTAAATAGTGTCCCAAATAAGCCACTGAAGGACCTTTTGTAATTCAGTAAATGCAATGAGTTTGTGGCCAAAAATCCTTTGAACACTGATGGACTCGTTCTTGTTCCCTTTTAAGTTGTAATTTATATTGAATACATTGTAAAAGATACCAGTTATTTGGTAGAACACCAAGAATAAAATACAGACCACTTCACTCCCAAATACCTTGGCCCATTTGCATTGTTGAAATCAGCTGAAGGCTGGATTTTATCTTTAACAGGAGGTTTAATCCCACTGTTTTGGCATTGATCGTAACATATTCATGTCCTAGATTGGGTTATGTGATGGGACAttaatcccccaccccccgacccaCCAGTGTTGTACAGGTTCCAATCtctgccaaaaggccaagaagggagCATCCTCAACTCTTAGCATAGACCTTGTGTTTGATCTTCCTCCAAAAGAAAACGAGAAGCGATTACTCCCTTCAGTGGTGCAGAGTATTGTAAATCAGCTGCTCAGATTTCAGCTATTTCTGTATATCTCTGCATTCTCCATGCTACATGACTGGATGTCCTAAGCAGGCACAAACTGGAAGACTCATTAGCAATTACTCCTTGATTCCTTCCTGTTCTAACGAACGTTTTCTTCACTTGAGGGACATTGTGttattgggctaatagtgcaattCATGGATTTTGTTTACTGCTCTAATGGAGTTATTTTAGTCTGTAGTGGCAACCTGATTGCAGGGCAGCAAGTGGCAAAAGGTGCAGAAGAATCTAAAGCAGCATTGGAATGGGGAAGAGGCTGAGGTGGGTCTTCTGGTGCATTGCAATCCATCCGTTCCTCTTCATGATTCTTCTCCCTTGCTTTGCGTTGTCCATCCAGTAAAATGCTGCCCAATAAAGCTGATGTCAAATATGCCCTGCATTTACCCTTATTTCCGTAAGGGAGGCTTGCAACAGGATGACAGAGTGAAATGTTTATGTATTTTCAGAAGTTCTTGTTTGTTCGGGGAGGGGGGATATTCCTATGACTAGTTAGAAGGTCCCAAAAATTCTATATTTATGCTATGGACTGCTTTTGTGTCTGAACTGCTCAGGGTTGTGGTTTTTCACATGGAAAATGTGCATTGCGCCTGTTCTCCAAGCCCTGAAAGCCTCAACATCATGCTTTGTGTTACTTAAGTTATGTAGTAATGAGCTAGAGTATGCTTAGTCAGATATTCTAGGGATCAGACATCACTTGTCTTATGCTCTGTCATCTCGGTTAG
This genomic interval from Rhinatrema bivittatum chromosome 4, aRhiBiv1.1, whole genome shotgun sequence contains the following:
- the TUSC2 gene encoding tumor suppressor candidate 2 — encoded protein: MGASGSKARSIWPFASAGSSGSGTDTSSNGGNGPEQTLVRVRKATPFIFTRRGSMYYDEDGDLAHEFYEETIITKNGRKRAKLKRVYKNLMPQGVVKLEHPRIHVDFPVVICEV